Below is a genomic region from Persicimonas caeni.
GCGCAACGACCCGTGTCCGTGTGACAGTGGACGCAAATACAAGAAGTGTTGCCTGCGGAATGGAAATCGCGGTGGGCGCAAGCGTCCTGCGGTGGCGCGCAAGCTGACCGACGAGCAATTTCGGGCGCTTCCGGCTCACGAGATCATCGCGCTCGACCTCGACGAGCTGAACGAGGCGCGGGTGCTCATGGCGTTCGAGCAACTGGTCAGGTTCGGCTGGTTCGACCACGCGGCGCGTGTGCTGGCCCATATGGAAGAGCGCGACGTCGAGGAGATCGTGGAGCATCGAGGTCGGATGGTCGAGCGCGCTCTCTTTGCCGGCGAGCTCGACGTGGTGCGCCATCAGACTCAGTTCATGGACGAGGAGGCCGTCGCGCAGGTCGAGTTCGACCTGCTCCTCGGCGAGGAGGGCGTAACCGTGGCCGAACTCGCCGAGACGGCGCTACGGGTGCTTCGCCAAGAGGGCACCGACGAGTTGCCCGACCAGGCCGATCTGGCCGTCGCGCTGCTTCGCCGCCACCCTCCGTTGGGCATCCTCGTGGCCCGCGGGGCGATGTCTGGCGAGGACGCCAAGGACGCGGACATGCTCGCCCAGATGGTCGAAGAGGCGCGTGACAAGCTGCGGCTCCCCGCCGGCGACCGCGCCTCACAGATTCGCGACTTCTGGGCCGAAGAGCGCATGGAGTCCGAGCTTCGCGACCTGCTGCAGCGCATCGAGACCGCGCGACAGCGCAAGGAGGCTGCCGAGGCCGAGGAGTTGCGCCGCAAATACGCCGAGGCGCGCCGCGAGCGCGAGGACTTCAAGGCGCAGTTAGCCAAGCTGCAACGACAACTCGAGCGCGCCGAGAAGCCAGCGGACAAGGTTCCCGCACACGCCGCCGGTCCAGACGCTCCCGAAGATCCGGAGCATCAGGTGGCCCGCCTGCGCCAGAAGATCGAGCGGCTCAAGGGGATCATCGACGAGAAGAACGAGCGGCAAAGCGCGCTTCGCGAGCAGGTCTCCCAGTTGCACGAGCGCATCGAGGCGAGCGAAGCCGACGGCCCTCACGACAGCGTCGACACCGCGGAGGCCGCCTTCGACGCGCTCGACGCCGCCGAGCCCGACGCCTCGTGCGCCGTCTGCATGCTGCCGCGCTTCGACGCCGCCTTCGAGAGCGCGATGGGGCGGCTGCCTTCGTCGGTGGTGCGCCGCGCCGTCGAGAGCGCCACCGAGTTGGCCACGGCCGACACGGCTCACTGGACCGACGTCAAACGCCTGAGGACGGCCGACGTCTACACCCGCCGCGTCGGCCGACACTGGCGTATGTTCTTTCGGCTCGATCCCGAGCAGGCGAGCCTGGTGGTGCTCGAGGTCGTCTCCCGCCAGGACTTCGAGCGGGCGTTGTTGCGGTATCGTGGCTGACGAGCAAGACGAGCGTCGCAACCCTTCCAACCCACCAAGAACGCAAAAAGCCCCGGCCCCCGCTGCGGACAGCGGGGCCGGGGCTTTCAACGCTTGGCTACACGCGAGCGTGAGCTAAGCGATGGTCACGCTCCTCAGAGCTGGACCACGTTTGCAGCTTTGGCGCCTTTCGGGCCCATCTCGACGTCGAATTCGACGGCGGCGTCTTCGGCGATGGTTTTGAACCCGGTTTGTGCGAGCGCGTTGAAGTGCAAGAAGACGTCATCGCCTCCATCGTTGCGCTCGATGAAGCCGTAACCTTTGTCTTCGTTGAACCACTTCACTTTGCCTTCGACTCTGTTCGACATGCTTTTTCCTTGTAGTGTGGTGCTCTCTTACAGTGAATCCCCGTGCGGTCCGCTGCGCAAAACAAGACTATCAATGCGCGCAGAGACCACTCGTGAGGGTCTTTCTCGAACGCTCGAACCGTCGAGCGCTCGTCTTTTGGATGGACCAGCTAGACCTGATTAAACTTGTTCAGGCAAATCTACGAAGGAAGGAAGATGCTAGGTTCCAACAGTGCGGATGTGCGTGAAAAAACCAAATACCAGAGAAAAGGCGGGTTTTCCTAAAGATGTTGCGAGCGGGGGTTGCCCTCTCGCCGAGGCCAGCCCTAACAGCCATCGACCCGT
It encodes:
- a CDS encoding YecA family protein — its product is MHAVGEDVSGFVRQACFGQVDVRRLAGMMRGFEAADAEELVWTLIEERHCEQAAAVVVAAHVAGCAVSVAVLEPLLAYPFGVLGKYMALVRAVEGDLIDALMELWKSGRIDNQIELALAYYIGRRCEEPPPEAVSQLRLMCRMTFNEATMSALGEVVRLYDDPELNKLGERHVELAKAHPQKHLFERMVTRPPLELLPERAARQVVIGRTVQRSGDEVGRNDPCPCDSGRKYKKCCLRNGNRGGRKRPAVARKLTDEQFRALPAHEIIALDLDELNEARVLMAFEQLVRFGWFDHAARVLAHMEERDVEEIVEHRGRMVERALFAGELDVVRHQTQFMDEEAVAQVEFDLLLGEEGVTVAELAETALRVLRQEGTDELPDQADLAVALLRRHPPLGILVARGAMSGEDAKDADMLAQMVEEARDKLRLPAGDRASQIRDFWAEERMESELRDLLQRIETARQRKEAAEAEELRRKYAEARREREDFKAQLAKLQRQLERAEKPADKVPAHAAGPDAPEDPEHQVARLRQKIERLKGIIDEKNERQSALREQVSQLHERIEASEADGPHDSVDTAEAAFDALDAAEPDASCAVCMLPRFDAAFESAMGRLPSSVVRRAVESATELATADTAHWTDVKRLRTADVYTRRVGRHWRMFFRLDPEQASLVVLEVVSRQDFERALLRYRG
- a CDS encoding cold-shock protein — its product is MSNRVEGKVKWFNEDKGYGFIERNDGGDDVFLHFNALAQTGFKTIAEDAAVEFDVEMGPKGAKAANVVQL